The Acidobacteriota bacterium genome segment TGCATGGCGTCCTTCTTTTAAACTACACTGGAACCTGCTTGCCTCTGGAGATCCCTGTCCAGGTTGTTCCGCCCTACGTGGCGACGGTTGCACGCGGTGGCCTGAGCCATGCCGGCGCGCTGGTGCGTGCGCACGTGCCGGCTTCCGGCCGGGTGATCGTGCTCACCAGCCCGCGCGTTCGCGGCCTGTGGGGGAAGACGCTCGATGCCAGCTTGCGAAAGGACGGGCTCGACGCGAGCGTACTGGAGCTACCCGATGGCGAGGAGCACAAGAACCTGGCCGAGCTGGCGAAGCTGGCGGAGGCGATGGTGGCTGCCAGCGCTGACCGCGAGGCGCTGCTGCTGGCCTTTGGCGGCGGCGTGATCGGAGATGTGGGAGGGTTTCTGGCGTCCGTGTACATGCGCGGCGTGCGTTTGCTGCAGGTGCCGACGACGCTGCTGGCCATGGTGGACAGCTCCCTTGGCGGCAAAACGGGCGTCAATCTGGCGGCGGGCAAGAACCTGGTGGGAACGTTCTATCACCCGCGCGCCATTCTGGCGGATCCGGATGTGCTGGCGACGCTGCCGGAGCGGGAGTTCCGCAGCGGTCTCGCCGAAGCGATCAAGTACGGCATTATCGGGGCGACGGATCTGTTCACCTTCATCGAGCAGGAAGCGGCAGCGCTGCGTGCTTGCCGGCCAGAACCACTGGAGCAGCTCATTGCGGCGTGTCTGCAAGAGAAAGCGCGCGTGGTGGCGGCCGATGAACGGGAGAGCGACCTGCGGCGGGTACTGAACTTTGGC includes the following:
- the aroB gene encoding 3-dehydroquinate synthase, which produces MRRRPQRQRSAQARDSRADDHEVAHLYLLHGVLLLNYTGTCLPLEIPVQVVPPYVATVARGGLSHAGALVRAHVPASGRVIVLTSPRVRGLWGKTLDASLRKDGLDASVLELPDGEEHKNLAELAKLAEAMVAASADREALLLAFGGGVIGDVGGFLASVYMRGVRLLQVPTTLLAMVDSSLGGKTGVNLAAGKNLVGTFYHPRAILADPDVLATLPEREFRSGLAEAIKYGIIGATDLFTFIEQEAAALRACRPEPLEQLIAACLQEKARVVAADERESDLRRVLNFGHTLGHALESATGYTRYLHGEAVAWGMIATTRIAIRIGRLSEAQGTRIVGAILNVCAPLPALVDDAGLLLRHAASDKKTRAGRLHFVLPVAIGRVEIACGIDEAVIAAALQDAAAIAARAPVVR